In Rhizobium sp. N324, a single genomic region encodes these proteins:
- a CDS encoding PIN domain-containing protein, which translates to MEATIKALNEADHSAVYKGEAVNESIERIQRLLFAAKAVPATEAIKARAADRALNGVAPFHRPKNSIGDAIIIETYANEIEQAGSAGDEFAFITHNKADFSQEGGDHRNPHVDLVPLFDGVRSRFWISLADLLNDLDGDLLANYDLQLYGATQVRGFSEILEAEHLLYRQVWYNRHQNLRINIERGREKVVSDEEWSAAKPVQRRRMTTEGTWKLAQAAARKTEAEIGIENCGPWSDFEWGMINGKLSALRWVTGEEWDMLDT; encoded by the coding sequence TTGGAAGCAACCATTAAGGCACTCAACGAGGCGGATCACTCGGCCGTCTACAAAGGCGAGGCGGTCAACGAATCCATCGAGCGGATCCAGCGACTGCTCTTTGCTGCCAAGGCGGTCCCCGCCACCGAGGCCATTAAGGCCCGCGCCGCTGACCGGGCGCTAAACGGTGTCGCTCCCTTCCACCGACCGAAGAACAGCATCGGCGACGCCATCATCATCGAGACTTACGCCAACGAAATTGAACAAGCAGGCAGCGCAGGCGACGAGTTCGCCTTCATAACTCACAATAAGGCCGACTTCAGCCAAGAGGGCGGCGACCACCGTAACCCCCATGTCGACCTCGTGCCGTTGTTTGACGGTGTGAGGTCTCGCTTTTGGATTTCGCTGGCTGACCTGCTTAACGACCTCGATGGGGATCTTCTGGCGAACTACGATCTTCAGCTCTACGGCGCGACACAGGTGCGCGGATTCTCCGAAATCCTCGAAGCCGAGCACCTGCTGTACAGACAAGTTTGGTACAACCGCCACCAGAACCTCAGGATCAACATAGAGCGCGGTCGAGAGAAAGTGGTTAGTGATGAGGAGTGGAGCGCCGCCAAGCCCGTCCAGCGCAGGCGCATGACTACCGAGGGCACTTGGAAACTGGCTCAGGCGGCGGCACGGAAAACCGAAGCGGAAATCGGGATCGAGAACTGCGGGCCGTGGAGTGACTTCGAATGGGGTATGATTAATGGGAAGTTGAGCGCGCTGCGATGGGTGACTGGGGAAGAATGGGACATGCTCGATACTTGA
- a CDS encoding AraC family transcriptional regulator, with protein sequence MKAALQNYHARMQRVLDYIDRHLGDDLDLDALSGVAAFSKFHFHRQFTATFGLSVHRYIQLARMKRASHRLAYRDAQSVTEIAMDAGYDAPDAFARAFRQRFGQSPSSFRKSPDWEPWLAAFEPLDNARSKLMQKSFTTDDVTIRNVPTTPVAIIEHRGDPAMLGATIKRFIAWRMAAGLHPKTHPTFNVWRSERRPASPADYSVDLCVGTDQPIAADGEQIKAGEIPGGRCAVLRVTGNTDNLEPAALYLYRDWLPLSGEEARDFPIYCQRLSFFPEVPEHEAVAELFLPLIAPYGGLSRPMAGK encoded by the coding sequence ATGAAGGCGGCGCTTCAAAACTACCATGCCCGGATGCAGCGGGTGCTTGACTACATAGACCGGCACCTGGGCGACGATCTGGACCTGGACGCGCTGAGCGGCGTTGCGGCCTTCTCGAAGTTCCATTTCCACCGACAGTTCACGGCGACCTTCGGTCTATCCGTGCATCGCTATATCCAGCTTGCCCGGATGAAGCGCGCTTCGCACCGGCTGGCTTACAGGGACGCTCAAAGCGTCACCGAGATAGCGATGGATGCCGGTTACGACGCGCCGGATGCCTTCGCCCGCGCCTTTCGGCAACGGTTCGGGCAATCGCCATCGTCGTTCCGGAAATCTCCCGATTGGGAGCCATGGCTTGCGGCCTTTGAGCCTCTCGACAACGCCAGGAGCAAGTTGATGCAGAAGAGTTTTACCACTGACGACGTGACGATTCGCAATGTGCCCACCACGCCGGTGGCGATCATCGAGCATCGGGGCGACCCGGCGATGCTCGGCGCCACCATCAAGCGGTTCATCGCCTGGCGCATGGCCGCCGGCCTGCACCCTAAGACACATCCGACCTTCAATGTCTGGCGCTCAGAACGGCGTCCCGCCTCACCTGCTGATTATAGCGTCGACCTTTGTGTCGGCACCGATCAACCGATCGCGGCGGATGGGGAGCAGATCAAGGCCGGCGAGATTCCCGGCGGGCGCTGCGCGGTGTTGCGCGTCACCGGCAACACCGACAATCTGGAGCCTGCCGCGCTCTATCTTTATCGCGACTGGCTGCCGCTGAGCGGCGAAGAGGCACGCGATTTCCCGATCTATTGCCAGCGGCTGAGCTTCTTTCCCGAAGTGCCCGAGCATGAGGCGGTCGCGGAATTGTTTCTGCCGCTGATAGCGCCCTACGGCGGCCTGTCGCGTCCCATGGCCGGGAAATGA
- a CDS encoding DUF2849 domain-containing protein, translated as MVDKVLTANRLTDGIAVWLDANGKWSTSLQEALVARHNEAVEALEAIGKKSYADNEVVDVAVVDVQETDGILWPLRLRERIRAQGPTMEYAPGYAPADPEFIAV; from the coding sequence ATGGTAGACAAGGTTCTGACGGCCAACCGGCTGACGGATGGCATTGCCGTCTGGCTGGATGCGAACGGGAAATGGTCCACCTCGCTGCAGGAGGCGCTTGTCGCCCGTCATAACGAAGCCGTCGAAGCGCTTGAGGCGATCGGCAAGAAATCCTATGCCGACAACGAGGTGGTTGACGTCGCCGTCGTCGACGTTCAGGAAACCGACGGTATTCTCTGGCCGCTTCGCCTTCGCGAGCGCATCCGCGCGCAAGGTCCGACCATGGAATATGCCCCGGGCTACGCTCCGGCCGATCCCGAATTCATTGCAGTCTGA
- a CDS encoding DUF934 domain-containing protein, producing the protein MTKIWRETGFVDNDPWVIETDEVKASGEQKPLLGLDELIAKADESNDVGLGVLIKPADDVRRLEPYLSRLDIVAVAFPAFNDGRAFSHASLLRQRLGYTNELRAVGDVLIDQVPLMQRVGIDSFAVSNATALKRLSENRLPAIPHHYQPAVRDAEAGKGYSWRRQAKPAA; encoded by the coding sequence ATGACGAAGATTTGGAGAGAAACCGGTTTTGTCGACAACGATCCCTGGGTGATCGAGACCGACGAGGTGAAGGCTTCAGGGGAGCAGAAGCCGCTGCTCGGCCTCGACGAGCTCATCGCCAAGGCCGACGAAAGCAATGATGTCGGCCTCGGTGTGCTGATCAAGCCGGCCGACGACGTGCGCAGGCTGGAGCCCTATCTATCCCGCCTCGACATCGTTGCCGTCGCTTTCCCGGCGTTCAACGACGGCCGCGCCTTCAGCCATGCCTCGCTGCTGCGCCAGCGTCTCGGTTATACGAACGAGCTGCGCGCCGTCGGCGACGTGCTGATCGATCAGGTGCCGCTGATGCAGCGCGTCGGCATCGACAGTTTTGCCGTCAGCAACGCCACGGCGCTGAAGCGGCTTTCCGAAAACCGTCTTCCCGCCATTCCCCATCATTATCAGCCGGCGGTGCGTGACGCCGAAGCCGGCAAGGGCTATAGTTGGCGCCGTCAGGCGAAGCCGGCCGCATAA
- a CDS encoding UbiH/UbiF family hydroxylase — protein MKTFEVAVIGGGLAGMIAAIALARGGRSVALVAPVAAKEDRRTTALMDQSIRFLDRLALWDKLRPATSPLASMRIIDGTDRLLRAPTTTFRAAEVGLDAFGYNFPNKALIEVLEAATAGEGNITRFTDMAESFEIAAEKVSIALAGGETFFADFAVGADGRGSKLRETAEIGVRNWSYPQSATVLNFAHSLPHQNISSEFHTKHGPFTQVPLPGSRSSLVWVQDPAEAASRMELPLAELGLLVEARMQSMLGKVIVEEGVQLWPLSGMMAHRFGKGRIALIGEAAHVFPPIGAQGLNLSLRDIMALTDILCDRAELPVPADAGESFDRKRRADIMTRTASIDLLNRSLLSDFLPVQMLRAAGLHILSAIPPLRSIVMREGIEPGRGFRDIPDALREKLKRKKA, from the coding sequence ATGAAGACATTCGAAGTGGCGGTGATCGGCGGCGGTCTTGCCGGTATGATCGCGGCAATCGCGCTCGCCCGCGGCGGCCGCAGCGTGGCGCTGGTGGCGCCGGTTGCCGCAAAGGAGGACCGGCGCACCACGGCGCTGATGGATCAGTCGATCCGCTTTCTCGATCGCCTGGCGCTCTGGGACAAGCTCCGCCCGGCGACGTCACCCCTTGCCAGCATGCGCATCATCGACGGCACCGACCGGCTGCTGCGCGCGCCGACCACCACCTTCCGCGCCGCCGAAGTCGGCCTCGATGCCTTCGGCTATAATTTCCCCAACAAGGCGCTGATCGAGGTCCTCGAAGCGGCCACGGCCGGCGAGGGCAATATCACCCGCTTCACCGATATGGCCGAATCGTTCGAGATCGCGGCCGAGAAAGTGTCGATCGCGCTTGCCGGCGGCGAGACGTTTTTCGCCGATTTTGCCGTCGGCGCCGATGGTCGCGGTTCGAAGCTGCGCGAGACGGCTGAGATCGGCGTACGCAACTGGTCTTATCCGCAATCGGCCACGGTGCTGAATTTCGCCCATTCCCTGCCGCACCAGAACATTTCGAGCGAATTCCACACCAAACACGGCCCCTTCACCCAGGTGCCGCTGCCGGGGAGCCGCTCAAGCCTCGTCTGGGTGCAAGATCCCGCCGAGGCAGCAAGCCGCATGGAATTGCCGCTTGCCGAACTCGGCCTCCTTGTCGAGGCGCGCATGCAGTCCATGCTCGGCAAAGTAATCGTGGAAGAGGGCGTCCAGCTCTGGCCGCTGTCGGGCATGATGGCCCATCGTTTCGGCAAGGGACGCATCGCGCTGATCGGCGAGGCCGCCCATGTTTTCCCGCCGATCGGGGCGCAGGGGCTGAACCTCAGCCTGCGCGACATCATGGCGCTGACCGACATCCTTTGCGACAGGGCGGAATTGCCGGTGCCGGCCGATGCCGGCGAGAGTTTCGACCGCAAGCGCCGCGCTGACATCATGACGCGCACGGCAAGCATCGATCTTCTCAACCGCTCGCTGCTCTCGGATTTCCTGCCGGTGCAGATGCTGCGGGCCGCCGGCCTGCATATCCTCTCGGCCATTCCGCCGCTGCGCAGCATCGTGATGCGCGAAGGCATCGAGCCCGGCCGCGGCTTCCGCGATATTCCCGATGCGCTAAGGGAAAAGCTGAAGCGGAAGAAGGCCTGA
- a CDS encoding deaminase gives MPDKTIAARLLSVIEDDILPLTERGVSLGNKVFGAAILRKSDLSLVVAETNNELENPLWHGEVHTLKRFYELGEKPATKDLIFLSTHEPCTMCMSAITWAGFDNFYYFFSHEDSRDAFAIPHDLKILKEVFGLEPGGYRRQNAFWNSFAIADLVETEEAQLREALKAQTVRIKARYDALSTTYQSSKIANDIPLN, from the coding sequence ATGCCTGACAAGACCATCGCCGCCCGCCTGCTTTCGGTCATCGAGGACGATATCCTGCCGCTCACCGAGCGCGGCGTTTCGCTTGGGAATAAGGTGTTCGGCGCGGCGATCCTGCGCAAATCCGATCTGTCGCTCGTCGTCGCCGAGACCAACAACGAGTTGGAGAACCCGCTCTGGCACGGCGAGGTGCATACGCTGAAGCGCTTCTACGAACTTGGCGAAAAACCGGCGACCAAGGATCTGATCTTCCTTTCCACCCATGAACCCTGCACCATGTGCATGTCGGCGATCACCTGGGCGGGCTTCGACAATTTCTATTATTTCTTCAGCCACGAGGATTCCCGCGACGCGTTTGCCATTCCGCACGACCTGAAGATCCTGAAGGAGGTCTTCGGGCTTGAACCCGGCGGCTATCGCCGGCAGAACGCCTTCTGGAACAGCTTTGCCATCGCCGATCTCGTCGAGACCGAAGAGGCTCAACTGAGAGAGGCACTCAAGGCGCAGACCGTCCGCATCAAGGCGCGCTACGACGCGCTTTCCACCACCTACCAGTCGTCGAAGATCGCCAACGATATTCCCCTTAACTGA
- a CDS encoding ribbon-helix-helix domain-containing protein, with protein sequence MRNAEKVTITLTADMLRSVRDTVEAGEFATTSEAMRDAVRVWQRQRLEDAERLNAMRARIRRSLDDPRPGLTADEAEAEMDRFMKNQEKASRNAAR encoded by the coding sequence ATGCGAAATGCGGAAAAGGTAACGATTACGCTCACGGCTGACATGTTGCGAAGCGTCCGCGATACCGTCGAGGCGGGTGAGTTTGCGACCACGAGCGAAGCGATGCGCGATGCGGTGCGGGTGTGGCAGCGCCAGCGGCTTGAGGATGCCGAACGGCTAAACGCTATGCGCGCGCGTATACGGCGTTCTCTGGACGATCCCCGCCCGGGCTTAACAGCAGACGAGGCCGAAGCGGAAATGGACCGCTTCATGAAAAACCAGGAAAAAGCCTCTCGCAATGCGGCGCGCTAA
- a CDS encoding cytochrome c biogenesis CcdA family protein: MSIADISLWSALIAGALSFLSPCVLPLVPPYLCYMAGISVEQFRGGGAIAVAPDIRRGVLFSALLFTLGFATVFVALGAGASSIGMALRQHLDLLSKLGGLIIIVMGLNFLGLFRIGVLAREARFQGGGKPATLTGAYIMGLAFAFGWTPCIGPVLGAILGVAASRETVGSGAGLLAVYSLGLAIPFWIAAGFSGAFMRFLSRFRRHLGTVEKVMGVFLILTGLAFLFGWVSDVAIWFQQTFPILMQIG; encoded by the coding sequence GTGTCGATTGCCGATATTTCCCTGTGGAGCGCGTTGATTGCCGGGGCGCTTTCCTTTCTTTCGCCCTGCGTGCTTCCCCTCGTTCCACCCTATCTCTGCTATATGGCCGGCATTTCAGTCGAGCAGTTCCGCGGCGGCGGTGCCATTGCGGTCGCGCCCGATATCAGGCGTGGCGTGCTGTTCTCCGCCCTGCTCTTCACGCTCGGCTTTGCCACCGTCTTCGTGGCGCTCGGCGCCGGCGCCTCCAGTATCGGCATGGCGCTTCGCCAGCATCTCGACCTGTTGTCGAAGCTCGGCGGTCTGATCATCATCGTCATGGGGCTGAATTTCCTCGGCCTTTTCCGAATCGGGGTCCTTGCCCGCGAGGCGCGCTTCCAGGGTGGCGGCAAGCCGGCGACGTTGACGGGCGCCTATATCATGGGCCTTGCCTTCGCTTTCGGCTGGACACCCTGCATCGGCCCCGTGCTCGGCGCGATCCTCGGCGTCGCCGCCTCGCGCGAGACGGTCGGCTCCGGCGCCGGGTTGCTCGCCGTCTATTCGCTCGGCCTTGCCATTCCCTTCTGGATCGCCGCCGGCTTTTCCGGCGCCTTCATGCGCTTCCTGTCGCGCTTCCGCCGCCATCTCGGCACGGTGGAAAAGGTGATGGGCGTCTTCCTGATCCTGACCGGCCTCGCCTTCCTGTTCGGATGGGTCAGCGATGTGGCGATCTGGTTTCAGCAGACTTTCCCGATCCTGATGCAGATCGGCTGA
- a CDS encoding MBL fold metallo-hydrolase, with protein MSLETNMSLEDTSHPGGPGPGELVPSRYAVQIGDIEVLVISDGVLPLPTTMLAHNAEPAVREAWLNHMFLPQDSLDWPLNVVVARSGGQTILLDAGLGLDPDLHLPRAGQLIKRLEDAGVDLASVTDVVLTHLHMDHIGGLLVDGVKERLRPDLRIHLAAAEVKFWEAPDFSRTRMPPGFPDALRATAKRFVNEYRSHLRLFDDECEVAPGVVARRTGGHTPGHSVIRLASGGDRLTFAGDAVFAVGFDQPDWHNGFEHDPEEAARVRVALLRELAATGELLVATHLPFPSVCHVAVEGETFRWVPVFWDY; from the coding sequence ATGAGCCTCGAGACAAATATGAGCCTGGAAGACACGTCACATCCCGGTGGACCAGGGCCCGGCGAACTGGTTCCCTCGCGCTACGCAGTGCAGATCGGCGACATCGAGGTGCTGGTGATCAGCGATGGAGTGCTGCCGCTCCCGACCACGATGTTGGCCCACAATGCAGAGCCCGCGGTCCGTGAAGCCTGGCTGAACCACATGTTCCTGCCGCAAGACTCGCTGGATTGGCCACTGAACGTGGTGGTGGCGCGCAGCGGCGGGCAGACCATACTTCTCGATGCCGGGCTCGGCCTCGATCCGGACCTGCACTTGCCGCGGGCCGGGCAGTTGATCAAGCGACTGGAGGATGCCGGCGTCGATCTTGCATCCGTGACCGACGTGGTGCTGACCCACTTGCACATGGACCACATCGGCGGGCTTCTCGTCGACGGGGTGAAGGAGCGGCTGCGCCCCGACCTCAGGATCCACCTGGCGGCCGCCGAGGTGAAGTTCTGGGAAGCGCCCGATTTCTCCCGGACCCGCATGCCGCCGGGCTTCCCGGATGCGCTTCGGGCGACCGCCAAGCGGTTCGTGAACGAGTACCGCAGCCACCTGCGGCTGTTCGATGACGAGTGCGAAGTGGCGCCAGGCGTCGTCGCCCGCCGCACCGGCGGCCACACCCCCGGGCACAGCGTGATCCGCCTGGCCTCCGGCGGCGACCGGCTGACCTTCGCCGGGGATGCGGTGTTCGCCGTCGGCTTCGACCAGCCTGACTGGCATAACGGCTTCGAGCATGACCCCGAGGAAGCGGCGCGCGTCCGGGTCGCTCTCCTGCGGGAACTGGCGGCGACCGGCGAACTGCTGGTGGCCACCCACCTGCCCTTCCCCTCCGTCTGCCATGTGGCAGTTGAGGGCGAAACCTTCCGCTGGGTGCCGGTCTTCTGGGATTACTGA
- a CDS encoding AEC family transporter translates to MADIVSLLLPFFGLILIGYAAAKATKQPAEALGWLNTFIIYAALPALFFKLVSRTPIEELTRIDFIVTDVAATYAVFTLLFVIGRLVRGNSLADCTIQSFAGAYGNIGYMGPGLALLALGEGAAVPVALIICFENALHFIVAPALMAAARDDRHSTGRLAADIARKVALHPFILSTAAGFAVAALDLDQPLAFQRLVDYLAQAAAPCALFAMGVTLALRPLKRIPAEISYIVPAKLILHPIAVLLALTAVGGFEPVWIQAAVLLASLPTATNVFVIGQQYGVWQERASATILITTVLSVATVSLWLIAIRSGLLPLQLFP, encoded by the coding sequence TTGGCCGATATCGTCAGCCTGCTCCTGCCGTTCTTCGGCTTGATCCTCATCGGTTATGCCGCCGCCAAGGCGACGAAGCAGCCGGCCGAGGCGCTCGGCTGGCTGAACACCTTCATCATCTATGCCGCCCTGCCCGCCCTGTTTTTCAAGCTGGTCTCGCGCACGCCGATCGAAGAGCTGACGCGCATCGATTTCATCGTCACCGATGTTGCGGCGACCTATGCGGTGTTCACGCTGCTTTTCGTCATCGGCCGCCTCGTGCGCGGCAATTCGCTTGCCGACTGCACCATCCAGTCCTTTGCCGGCGCCTATGGCAATATCGGTTATATGGGGCCAGGTCTGGCACTGCTGGCGCTCGGCGAAGGTGCGGCCGTGCCGGTGGCGCTGATCATCTGTTTCGAGAATGCGCTGCATTTCATCGTGGCGCCGGCACTGATGGCGGCGGCCCGTGACGACAGGCATTCCACCGGACGGCTTGCCGCAGATATCGCCCGCAAGGTGGCGCTGCATCCCTTCATCCTGTCGACGGCGGCAGGTTTTGCGGTCGCCGCCCTGGATCTCGACCAGCCGCTGGCGTTTCAGCGCCTCGTCGATTACCTCGCCCAGGCGGCGGCGCCCTGCGCGCTCTTTGCCATGGGCGTGACGCTGGCGCTGCGGCCGCTGAAGCGCATCCCGGCTGAAATCTCCTACATCGTGCCGGCCAAGCTGATCCTGCATCCGATCGCGGTGCTCCTGGCGCTGACTGCCGTCGGCGGTTTCGAGCCGGTGTGGATCCAGGCCGCGGTGCTGCTCGCCTCGCTGCCGACGGCGACCAATGTCTTCGTCATCGGCCAGCAATATGGCGTCTGGCAGGAGCGCGCCTCGGCGACGATCCTGATCACGACGGTGCTTTCGGTGGCGACGGTTTCGCTGTGGCTGATCGCGATCCGCTCAGGCCTTCTTCCGCTTCAGCTTTTCCCTTAG
- the cysG gene encoding siroheme synthase CysG → MSLRTEQLSVFPAFFRVEGQKTAVFGNGDEAFAKVRLLLNTRARIVAYAERPEADYHAFLIANRIETVRASFSAGQVEDSALVFAATGNEAGDREIVDAARAASIPANAVDQPEYCDFFTPALVNRAPVAVAIGTEGAGPVLAQMIRAQIDQLLSPSLGRLAGLATSYRKAVEQLVPRGVSRRVFWRRFFSGAVADAVANGNLPQARQAADRLLGTMDKVAGHVWLVGAGPGAEDLLTLRAQRVMMEADVIVFDALVPQAIVDMGRRDAERLSVGKRKGCHSKSQEEINELLVELGRQGKRVVRLKSGDPLVYGRAGEEMAALRAAGITYEVVPGITSAFAAAADFELPLTLRGVASSLVFTTGHDLTGDVLPDWASLAVSGATIAVYMGRTVAASVAERLMQAGIPSETTVAVIENASRAERRLLHGTLADLPDLQHRDELMGPVMVIIGDAVAGANFELSEPLVRANARLEELARS, encoded by the coding sequence ATGTCTCTCAGGACCGAACAGCTTTCGGTATTTCCCGCCTTCTTTCGCGTGGAAGGCCAGAAGACGGCTGTCTTCGGCAATGGCGACGAAGCTTTCGCCAAGGTGCGGCTACTGCTCAACACACGGGCGCGGATCGTCGCCTATGCCGAGAGGCCGGAAGCCGATTATCATGCTTTCCTGATCGCCAACCGCATCGAGACCGTGCGCGCCAGCTTTTCCGCCGGCCAGGTCGAGGACTCGGCGCTCGTCTTCGCCGCCACCGGCAATGAAGCCGGCGACCGCGAGATCGTCGATGCCGCCCGCGCCGCAAGCATTCCGGCCAATGCCGTCGATCAGCCCGAATACTGCGATTTCTTCACCCCGGCGCTGGTCAATCGCGCCCCGGTCGCTGTTGCGATCGGCACCGAAGGGGCGGGACCGGTGCTGGCGCAGATGATCCGCGCGCAGATCGACCAGCTTCTCTCTCCCTCGCTCGGGCGCCTGGCCGGATTGGCGACGAGCTACCGCAAGGCGGTCGAGCAGTTGGTGCCGCGCGGCGTTTCCCGCCGCGTCTTCTGGCGCCGATTCTTCTCCGGCGCCGTTGCCGATGCGGTCGCCAACGGCAACCTGCCGCAGGCCCGCCAGGCTGCCGACCGGCTGCTGGGCACGATGGACAAGGTTGCTGGCCACGTCTGGCTGGTCGGCGCCGGTCCGGGGGCTGAGGATCTGCTGACGCTGCGCGCCCAGCGGGTGATGATGGAAGCCGATGTCATCGTTTTTGACGCACTCGTGCCGCAGGCGATCGTCGATATGGGCCGTCGCGACGCCGAGCGGCTTTCGGTCGGCAAGCGCAAGGGCTGCCATTCGAAATCGCAGGAAGAGATCAACGAGCTCTTGGTCGAGCTCGGCCGCCAGGGCAAGCGCGTCGTCCGCCTCAAGTCGGGCGATCCGCTGGTCTATGGCCGGGCAGGGGAAGAGATGGCCGCATTGCGGGCTGCCGGCATCACCTATGAGGTCGTGCCCGGCATCACCTCGGCTTTCGCCGCCGCCGCCGATTTCGAGCTGCCGCTGACGCTGCGCGGCGTTGCCTCTTCGCTGGTCTTCACCACGGGCCATGATCTCACCGGCGATGTGCTGCCCGATTGGGCAAGCCTTGCCGTCTCAGGCGCGACGATCGCCGTCTATATGGGCCGCACGGTTGCCGCCTCCGTCGCCGAACGGCTGATGCAGGCCGGCATTCCCTCCGAGACCACAGTCGCCGTTATCGAAAATGCCAGCCGCGCGGAGCGCCGTCTGCTGCATGGCACGCTTGCCGATCTTCCCGATCTGCAGCACCGTGACGAGTTGATGGGACCGGTCATGGTCATTATCGGCGATGCGGTTGCTGGCGCCAATTTCGAACTGTCCGAGCCGCTGGTGCGTGCGAACGCCCGGCTCGAGGAACTTGCAAGGAGCTGA
- a CDS encoding nitrite/sulfite reductase gives MYRYDEFDHAFVSERVEQFRDQVQRRLAGELAEDAFKPLRLMNGVYLQLHAYMLRIAIPYGTLSARQMRMLAHIARTYDRGYGHFTTRQNLQFNWPKLSEIPDALADLASVEMHALQTSGNCIRNVTADHFAGAAADEIADPRPYAEILRQWSSVHPEFSFLPRKFKIAVTGAERDRAAIQVHDIGLHLKKNDKGEIGFAVYVGGGQGRTPMIAKLIRDFLPEEDLLSYTTAIVRVYNLHGRRDNKYKARIKILVHETGAEELTRQVEAEFASLRDSELKLPEQDVEAIAAYFALPDLPQRAEGWENLARWKKADPAFARWVQQNVQPHKNPDYGMVTISLKPIGGIPGDATDAQMDAIADLAEEYAFDEIRVSHEQNLILPHVALADLEAVYRGLVAIDLAEANAGLITDIIACPGLDYCALANARSIPLAQEISRRFGSAERQAEIGELKIKISGCINACGHHHVGHIGLLGVEKKGAELYQITLGGSGDEHTSIGEIIGRGFEPDRVTDAIETIVDTYLGLRLDPSEIFLAAYRRVGPQPFKAALYGSAAEAA, from the coding sequence ATGTACCGTTACGACGAATTTGACCATGCCTTTGTCAGCGAGCGCGTCGAGCAGTTCCGCGACCAGGTCCAGCGCCGCCTTGCCGGCGAGCTTGCCGAGGATGCGTTCAAGCCGCTGCGCCTGATGAACGGCGTCTACCTGCAGCTGCACGCCTACATGCTGCGCATCGCCATTCCCTATGGCACGCTGAGCGCGCGCCAGATGCGCATGCTCGCCCATATCGCCCGCACCTATGACCGTGGCTATGGCCATTTCACCACGCGTCAGAACCTGCAGTTCAACTGGCCGAAGCTGTCGGAAATCCCCGATGCGCTGGCCGATCTCGCAAGCGTCGAGATGCATGCGCTGCAGACCTCGGGCAACTGCATCAGAAACGTGACGGCCGATCACTTTGCGGGTGCAGCCGCCGACGAGATCGCCGATCCCAGGCCCTACGCCGAAATCCTGCGCCAGTGGTCGTCGGTCCATCCGGAATTCTCCTTCCTGCCGCGCAAGTTCAAGATCGCCGTCACCGGCGCCGAGCGCGACCGCGCCGCCATCCAGGTCCATGATATCGGCCTGCACCTGAAGAAGAACGACAAGGGCGAGATCGGCTTTGCCGTCTATGTCGGCGGTGGCCAGGGCCGCACACCGATGATCGCCAAGCTGATCCGCGACTTCCTGCCTGAGGAGGATCTGCTTTCCTACACCACGGCAATCGTGCGCGTGTACAATCTGCATGGCCGCCGCGACAACAAATACAAGGCCCGCATCAAGATCCTGGTGCACGAAACCGGCGCCGAGGAACTGACACGCCAGGTGGAGGCCGAATTCGCCTCGCTCAGGGATAGCGAACTCAAGCTGCCGGAACAGGATGTCGAGGCGATCGCCGCCTATTTCGCGCTGCCCGATCTGCCTCAGCGCGCCGAGGGCTGGGAAAACCTTGCCCGCTGGAAGAAAGCCGATCCGGCTTTCGCCCGCTGGGTCCAGCAGAATGTGCAGCCGCACAAGAACCCCGACTACGGCATGGTGACGATCTCGCTGAAGCCGATCGGCGGCATTCCGGGCGATGCCACCGACGCGCAGATGGACGCAATCGCCGATCTCGCCGAAGAATATGCCTTCGACGAAATCCGCGTCAGCCATGAGCAGAACCTGATCCTGCCGCATGTGGCGCTGGCCGATCTCGAAGCCGTCTATCGCGGCCTCGTCGCCATCGATCTGGCCGAAGCCAATGCCGGCCTGATCACCGATATCATTGCCTGTCCGGGGCTCGACTACTGTGCGCTCGCCAATGCGCGCTCCATCCCGCTGGCGCAGGAAATCTCCCGCCGCTTCGGCAGCGCCGAACGCCAGGCCGAGATCGGCGAGCTGAAGATCAAGATCTCCGGCTGCATCAATGCCTGCGGCCACCACCATGTCGGCCATATCGGCCTGCTCGGTGTTGAGAAGAAGGGTGCCGAACTCTACCAGATCACGCTTGGCGGTTCCGGCGACGAACATACCTCGATCGGCGAGATCATCGGCCGCGGCTTCGAGCCGGACCGGGTGACGGACGCGATCGAGACGATCGTCGACACCTATCTCGGCCTGCGCCTTGATCCGTCGGAGATTTTCCTTGCCGCCTATCGCCGCGTCGGGCCGCAGCCTTTCAAGGCTGCGCTCTACGGCTCGGCTGCGGAAGCGGCATAA